The Candidatus Binatus sp. genomic interval GATTCGCCGCCGCACCTGCACCGGATCGACCCCGTCGCCGTAGATGTTATTCCCGTCGAGCATCACCTCGCCGGTCGCAGTGGCGCCGGGCACCACCTCGTGCATCCGGTTGAGGCATCGCACCAGCGTCGATTTACCGCATCCCGACGGCCCGATGATCGCGGCGATGCGGTCCTGCTCGAAGGCAAGGCTGACATCGTGCAGCGCGCGATTCTTGTGGAAGTACGCGTTGAGATTTTTGACGACCAGCTTTTCCGCCATGGCTACCTTGGCGCTTTCGCCGCCCCGCCCGTCACCCATCGCACGCCCAACTCGAGCGCGAGAATTATCCCCGTCAGCACCAGCGCGCCCGCCCACGCCTGCCGCTGCCAGTCGGCAAACGGCGAAATCGCATAGGTGTAAACCTGAACCGTCAGCGTGTTGATCGGATGAAACAGCGAGGTTGACCAGAACCGGTTGCCGAACGCCGTAAACAGCAGCGGCGCGGTCTCGCCCGAGACTCGGGCCACGGCCAGGATGACGCCGGTGGTGATGCCCGACAGCGCCGTGCGCGCGACCACCGACAGCGTCGTGCGCCAATTCGGCACGCCCAGCGCCAGCGACGCCTCGCGCAGTTCCGGCGGCACCAGCAACACCATCTCTTCGGTGGTGCGCGTGACCAGCGGAATCATGATCGCCGCCAGCGCGACCGAACCGGCCAGCGTCGAGAACCCGCCGAACGGACGCACGATCACCGCGTAGGCAAAGATTCCAATCACGATCGACGGCACCCCCATCAGCACGTTCGCCGAGAAACGCACCCAGTTGGTGAACTGGCTCGCGCGATTGGCCGCCAGATAGAGACCCGCGCCGACCCCGACCGGCACTCCAATCAGGCACGCGATTCCCACCACTTCCAGCGTGCCGACGATCGCGTTGGCCATCCCGCCGCCCTTTTCGCCCACCGGCGCGGGCATGGCCGTGAAGAACGCCCAGTTCAGGCTCGCGACGCCCTTGGTCAGCAAATAGCCAAGCACCAGGAACAGCGGGATCAGCGTCACCATGGTCGCGCCGACCGTGACCGCCATCATCGAATCGCTCTTGAGCTTGCGATAGCGATAGCTGGTCTCGCCGTGAAGAGTGCTGGCGCCGGATGCCATTACTTGCCCGTCTCCCGATAGCGGCGCTGCTGCACGCCGAGCACCAGCGCGCGCGCCACCACGTTGAGCACGATTCCGAGAATCAGCAGCACCAGTCCCAGTTCGATT includes:
- the pstA gene encoding phosphate ABC transporter permease PstA; protein product: MASGASTLHGETSYRYRKLKSDSMMAVTVGATMVTLIPLFLVLGYLLTKGVASLNWAFFTAMPAPVGEKGGGMANAIVGTLEVVGIACLIGVPVGVGAGLYLAANRASQFTNWVRFSANVLMGVPSIVIGIFAYAVIVRPFGGFSTLAGSVALAAIMIPLVTRTTEEMVLLVPPELREASLALGVPNWRTTLSVVARTALSGITTGVILAVARVSGETAPLLFTAFGNRFWSTSLFHPINTLTVQVYTYAISPFADWQRQAWAGALVLTGIILALELGVRWVTGGAAKAPR